The Alteromonas stellipolaris genome includes a region encoding these proteins:
- a CDS encoding glycosyl transferase produces the protein MADFYQNGVVTTLHNLSRRPTEELEAELLRFSQKRPMALILPSLFSELEGDALPHIVDELTGVPYLSEIVIGLDRADMAQYKHALKFFDKLPQHHRVLWNDGPRLKALDEELQSKGLAPKELGKGRNVWYCMGYVLASNRAESVALHDCDIVTYNKDLLAKLIYPVANPNFNYEFCKGYYARVANGKINGRVSRLLVTPLLRALKRIMGDNEYLEFMDSFRYPLAGEFSFRRDVLNDIRIPSDWGLEIGVLSEMHRNYSHNRLCQADICDIYDHKHQDLSLNDEHGGLSKMSIDITKAIFRKLATQGYTFSNEMFRSIKATYFRIALDFIETYHNDAVMNGLTLDIHSEEKAVEMFASNIMKAGQNFLENPMETPFIPSWNRVTSAVPDILERLLEAVEADTAEFME, from the coding sequence ATGGCTGATTTTTATCAAAACGGTGTGGTTACAACTTTACATAATCTTTCTCGTAGACCAACAGAGGAACTAGAAGCCGAATTACTCCGCTTTTCACAGAAACGCCCCATGGCACTTATCTTGCCATCTCTTTTTTCAGAACTAGAAGGTGATGCCTTACCTCATATTGTTGATGAATTAACAGGCGTACCTTATTTATCTGAAATAGTCATTGGTCTGGATAGAGCCGATATGGCGCAGTACAAACATGCGCTTAAGTTTTTCGACAAATTACCTCAGCATCATCGCGTGTTGTGGAACGACGGCCCTCGCTTGAAAGCCCTTGATGAAGAACTACAATCAAAAGGTCTTGCCCCTAAAGAACTAGGTAAAGGCCGTAATGTTTGGTATTGCATGGGCTATGTTTTAGCATCAAACCGTGCTGAGTCTGTTGCTCTGCATGATTGCGATATTGTGACTTACAACAAAGACTTATTGGCGAAGCTTATTTACCCAGTCGCGAACCCGAACTTTAACTATGAGTTCTGTAAGGGTTATTACGCCCGTGTAGCGAACGGTAAAATTAATGGCCGAGTATCACGTTTGTTAGTGACGCCGTTATTACGCGCACTTAAGCGCATTATGGGCGATAACGAATATTTGGAATTTATGGACAGCTTCCGCTATCCATTAGCGGGTGAGTTCTCATTCCGACGCGATGTATTAAACGATATTCGCATTCCAAGTGACTGGGGCCTAGAAATTGGCGTGTTGTCTGAAATGCATCGTAACTATTCGCACAACCGTCTTTGCCAAGCCGACATTTGTGATATTTACGATCACAAACACCAAGATTTGTCGCTTAACGATGAACATGGTGGCTTATCTAAAATGTCTATCGACATTACTAAGGCCATCTTCAGAAAACTTGCTACCCAAGGCTATACCTTTAGTAACGAGATGTTCCGCTCAATCAAAGCGACCTATTTTAGGATTGCACTAGACTTCATTGAGACCTATCACAACGACGCAGTAATGAACGGTCTAACTCTTGATATTCACAGTGAAGAAAAAGCAGTTGAAATGTTCGCCAGTAACATTATGAAAGCTGGTCAGAACTTCTTAGAA
- a CDS encoding kinase: MDIHGFLKTHQLPSTYADTAQKWFIPLCERLVKHQESAGDSSKAPLVVGINGCQGSGKSTLTDFISAYLTSIYSKKVVCLSIDDFYLDKSQRNALSIKVHPLLATRGVPGTHNMPLALDTFKQLKGSDQVALPRFNKAIDNPFPVNQWPVISAPPDIIILEGWCVGVTPQNAADMKQPINSLEENQDPLGIWRSFVNTELSNDYQSLFDQIDYRVMLKAPSFECVYRWRLEQEHKLAVATQGASTGVMSDEQVAQFIQNYQRLTEHALKTLPTKCDTVYSLDETRTITGEEVK, encoded by the coding sequence ATGGACATACATGGGTTTTTAAAGACACATCAGCTACCAAGTACGTATGCGGACACTGCACAAAAATGGTTCATCCCATTATGCGAACGGCTAGTTAAGCACCAAGAGAGTGCAGGAGATTCAAGTAAAGCCCCATTGGTGGTCGGAATTAACGGCTGCCAAGGTTCGGGTAAATCTACGCTAACTGATTTTATAAGCGCATATTTAACCAGCATTTATTCCAAAAAAGTGGTTTGTCTTTCTATTGATGACTTTTATTTAGACAAATCGCAGCGAAATGCGCTGTCGATAAAAGTTCACCCACTTCTTGCAACCAGAGGTGTGCCAGGTACACACAATATGCCGCTAGCGCTTGATACGTTTAAGCAGCTCAAAGGCAGTGATCAAGTAGCCCTTCCCCGTTTCAATAAAGCCATAGACAACCCCTTTCCTGTTAATCAGTGGCCCGTTATTTCTGCGCCACCAGATATCATTATTTTGGAGGGATGGTGCGTTGGTGTAACACCACAAAACGCTGCCGACATGAAGCAACCCATAAATAGTTTAGAAGAAAACCAAGATCCACTTGGTATTTGGCGTTCGTTTGTTAATACTGAATTATCAAATGACTACCAAAGCTTGTTTGATCAAATCGATTATCGGGTTATGTTAAAAGCGCCCTCGTTTGAATGTGTTTATCGCTGGCGGTTAGAGCAAGAACATAAACTTGCTGTAGCAACCCAGGGGGCTTCTACGGGGGTGATGTCCGATGAACAGGTCGCGCAGTTTATTCAGAATTACCAACGACTAACCGAACATGCACTTAAAACATTGCCAACAAAGTGTGACACTGTGTATTCGCTAGATGAAACAAGAACGATAACAGGCGAGGAAGTAAAGTAA
- a CDS encoding HAD-IIB family hydrolase, protein MTRTLVFTDMDGTLLDHHTYSFEAAKPALTALESRDIPVIPTTSKTFAELQPLREQIGLNGPFIIENGAAIFIPHGFFKKKPSGTVWVDGYWCKSFISNKNYWIKLLDKIKADFEGEFKQFSQMSLEEIQSSTGLDEASAALAAKRQFGEPVLWTGSDENKQKFIAAVKERGAYPLEGGRFIHVSGNCDKGQALKWLAAEYQRQHECHVKTVALGDGKNDIAMLEAAHIAIRILSPVNPPPSVKKDEVYTSTLHGPEGWNEMLTQLLSL, encoded by the coding sequence ATGACAAGAACGCTAGTTTTCACCGATATGGACGGCACGCTGTTAGACCACCATACTTACTCCTTTGAGGCGGCGAAACCTGCTTTAACAGCGTTAGAGTCACGAGATATCCCCGTTATTCCAACTACCAGTAAAACGTTTGCCGAGCTACAGCCTTTACGGGAGCAAATTGGCCTTAACGGACCATTTATCATTGAAAATGGTGCAGCCATCTTCATTCCTCATGGTTTTTTCAAAAAGAAACCTAGTGGAACCGTATGGGTAGATGGTTACTGGTGTAAATCGTTTATATCCAATAAAAACTACTGGATAAAGCTCCTAGATAAAATCAAAGCGGATTTTGAAGGTGAGTTCAAACAGTTTTCGCAAATGAGTTTAGAAGAAATTCAAAGCAGTACAGGCTTAGATGAAGCATCTGCAGCCTTAGCAGCTAAGCGTCAATTTGGCGAACCTGTGCTTTGGACAGGGTCTGATGAAAACAAACAGAAATTTATTGCTGCAGTTAAAGAGCGTGGCGCCTATCCTCTAGAAGGCGGGCGATTTATCCACGTCTCTGGCAATTGCGACAAAGGCCAAGCGCTTAAATGGCTTGCGGCTGAATACCAAAGACAACATGAATGTCATGTTAAAACCGTTGCTCTAGGCGATGGTAAAAACGATATTGCTATGCTGGAAGCAGCACATATCGCTATACGAATTTTATCTCCGGTAAATCCTCCGCCTTCCGTTAAAAAAGACGAGGTTTATACCAGCACGTTGCATGGCCCAGAAGGCTGGAACGAAATGCTAACTCAATTGCTATCCCTATAA